One genomic region from Bactrocera tryoni isolate S06 chromosome 3, CSIRO_BtryS06_freeze2, whole genome shotgun sequence encodes:
- the LOC120772574 gene encoding putative elongator complex protein 4, whose product MSSFRKRHVQKPIPGTRTSPQTGQIITSSGNPSFDVIFGGGLPVGSICLIEEDKYVTFSKVLAKYFIAEGVVSGQSVLLGSLDDDPQELMSKLPKPLNDDEVEIEKSTEQENGEASQNGLRIAWRYNDLPPVNSEQIPSKIGHHFNLMEHMDKNLLDFVDTLLWNGNSYVNSDEVDDDYDCGLGDEDNVFSAVESNAESKDDTDQNTTSSSSGSNISCKEVDLEQERINAAAALLSGNSNETPRIQNATKLQVDAVQAPTILGQKQNNNCEKIFNNSKYQRFLKLVQSFAKEEKFSSSTLVYRSLCRICITSLGSPLWYDEEFPKNILKFLTVLRGIVRNSVSVCFITMPMHLISKYDESLVPKIRNLVDYAIELESFSGSEHETNIAFKEYSGLIHLHKITAVNTLTAYMPETSDLAFKLRRKKFVIEKLHLPPEMQEDIKENMQTFSCSGGSSASATSMDF is encoded by the exons ATGTCGAGCTTTCGTAAACGGCATGTGCAAAAACCAATACCAGGCACACGGACTAGTCCACAAACAGGACAGATAATAACTTCCAGTGGAAATCCTTCGTTTGATGTTATTTTTG GAGGTGGCTTGCCTGTTGGCTCAATATGTCTAATTG AGGAAGATAAGTACGTAACATTTTCAAAGGTTTTAGCGAAATACTTTATTGCGGAAGGAGTAGTTTCAGGACAGTCGGTTTTATTAGGAAGTTTGGATGATGATCCACAGGAATTAATGAGCAAATTGCCAAAACCACTCAATGATGATGAAGTGGAAATTGAAAAATCTACCGAGCAAGAAAACGGCGAGGCCTCTCAAAACGGCTTACGAATTGCATGGCGCTACAATGATCTTCCACCAGTAAATTCGGAACAAATACCTAGTAAAATAGGGCACCATTTTAATTTGATGGAACATATGGATAAAAATTTGCTAGACTTTGTCGACACTCTATTGTGGAATGGAAATTCATATGTTAATTCAGATGAAGTAGACGATGATTATGATTGTGGGTTAGGTGATGAGGATAATGTATTTTCCGCGGTTGAATCAAATGCAGAGTCCAAAGACGATACTGATCAAAATACGACGAGTAGCAGTAGTGGAAGCAACATCAGTTGCAAAGAAGTTGATTTAGAACAGGAAAGAATTAATGCTGCAGCAGCTCTACTATCCGGTAATTCCAATGAAACTCCCCGGATTCAAAATGCAACTAAATTGCAAGTCGATGCTGTGCAGGCTCCTACTATTTTaggccaaaaacaaaataataattgtgaAAAAATCTTCAATAATTCGAAATATCAACGTTTTCTTAAATTAGTTCAATCATTTGCCAAGGAGGAAAAATTTTCATCGAGTACATTGGTTTATCGTAGCCTTTGTCGTATCTGCATTACATCACTGGGATCGCCACTTTGGTATGATGAAGAATTTccgaaaaacattttaaaatttctaacagTGTTAAGAGGCATAGTAAGGAACTCAGTGTCGGTTTGTTTTATCACTATGCCTATGCATTTGATAtctaaatat gaTGAATCGCTTGTTCCCAAAATACGGAATTTGGTAGACTACGCCATCGAATTAGAATCATTTAGCGGATCTGAACATGAAACCAACATCGCTTTCAAAGAATACAGCGGTCTAATACATTTACACAAAATTACAGCTGTTAATACACTCACTGCCTATATGCCAGAAACTTCCGATTTAGCATTTAAGTTACGTCGAAAGAAGTTCGTCATTGAAAAGCTTCATTTGCCACCag AAATGCAAGAAGATATCAaagaaaatatgcaaacatTTAGTTGCAGCGGTGGATCTTCAGCCAGTGCTACGTCAATGGATTTTTAA
- the LOC120772576 gene encoding uncharacterized protein LOC120772576 isoform X2 has product MANAREHNMFCGVVLIVFGFFLFNDSKRILLSRLLVTTSEKLNSLPQPLFYYMSVGVPVAGCVAVLVSMVGFWASSLDTYCCLSLYFLSVVVLLLAQLLVCLAITLWPHCLGISLDESKMVKVLQGNYGMPGKEQFTNAIDLVQTHFGCCGINNDINYDTSLWKLQSYGQREWVVPLTCCILHNVDDKLSYLDPKPENITQCQMLQKMDYVKNRHKMPCLKYIENWYNEQYTLFLQFSLIIAIVEFCILLSVIVNCTKIAKKSLKQEKLSKVKDTHVNKNQKLFENIYEQDLESRAVNTAIGLNKNCSLPKLFNEVYIKSSNLHKLSHTTDDNNTNLDSLQ; this is encoded by the coding sequence TTCTGTGGAGTGGTCCTTATCGTTTttggtttctttctttttaacGATTCAAAACGTATTCTTCTATCACGTCTTCTGGTGACAACAAGCGAGAAACTGAACAGCTTACCACAACCGTTGTTCTATTATATGTCCGTTGGCGTTCCTGTAGCGGGATGTGTAGCAGTCCTCGTCTCCATGGTTGGATTTTGGGCATCCAGCCTGGACACCTATTGCTGCCttagtttgtattttttatCAGTGGTCGTTTTACTCCTAGCTCAGTTATTAGTCTGTCTAGCGATTACATTGTGGCCACATTGTTTGGGCATCAGTTTGGATGAGTCGAAAATGGTTAAAGTTCTACAGGGAAACTATGGTATGCCTGGAAAAGAGCAATTCACGAACGCCATTGATTTGGTCCAGACTCATTTCGGTTGCTGTGGCATAAATAACGATATTAACTATGACACATCCCTTTGGAAACTGCAAAGTTACGGTCAGCGAGAGTGGGTGGTACCTCTTACTTGTTGTATTTTACACAATGTCGATGATAAGTTGTCTTATTTGGATCCGAAGCCCGAGAACATAACTCAATGTCAAATGTTGCAGAAAATGGACTATGTAAAAAATCGTCATAAAATGCCTTGTCTCAAATACATAGAGAATTGGTATAATGAACAGTATACATTGTTCTTACAATTTAGTCTTATCATTGCCATTGTAGAATTTTGCATATTACTCTCGGTAATtgtaaattgtacaaaaatagcaaagaaaagtttaaaacaagaaaagttGTCAAAAGTAAAAGatacacatgtaaataaaaatcaaaaactatttgagaatATTTACGAACAGGATTTAGAATCAAGAGCTGTAAATACAGCCATCGGACTAAACAAGAATTGCAGCTTGCCAAAGTTATTTAACGAAGTGTACATAAAATCTAGTAACCTGCATAAACTTAGCCATACTACCGATGATAATAATACGAATCTTGACAGCTTACAATAA
- the LOC120772576 gene encoding uncharacterized protein LOC120772576 isoform X1 → MSRAFNHKILLNCCNLIFLFCGVVLIVFGFFLFNDSKRILLSRLLVTTSEKLNSLPQPLFYYMSVGVPVAGCVAVLVSMVGFWASSLDTYCCLSLYFLSVVVLLLAQLLVCLAITLWPHCLGISLDESKMVKVLQGNYGMPGKEQFTNAIDLVQTHFGCCGINNDINYDTSLWKLQSYGQREWVVPLTCCILHNVDDKLSYLDPKPENITQCQMLQKMDYVKNRHKMPCLKYIENWYNEQYTLFLQFSLIIAIVEFCILLSVIVNCTKIAKKSLKQEKLSKVKDTHVNKNQKLFENIYEQDLESRAVNTAIGLNKNCSLPKLFNEVYIKSSNLHKLSHTTDDNNTNLDSLQ, encoded by the exons ATGTCGCGCGCATTCAATCATAAAATATTGCTCAACTGTTGTAATCTCATATTCTTG TTCTGTGGAGTGGTCCTTATCGTTTttggtttctttctttttaacGATTCAAAACGTATTCTTCTATCACGTCTTCTGGTGACAACAAGCGAGAAACTGAACAGCTTACCACAACCGTTGTTCTATTATATGTCCGTTGGCGTTCCTGTAGCGGGATGTGTAGCAGTCCTCGTCTCCATGGTTGGATTTTGGGCATCCAGCCTGGACACCTATTGCTGCCttagtttgtattttttatCAGTGGTCGTTTTACTCCTAGCTCAGTTATTAGTCTGTCTAGCGATTACATTGTGGCCACATTGTTTGGGCATCAGTTTGGATGAGTCGAAAATGGTTAAAGTTCTACAGGGAAACTATGGTATGCCTGGAAAAGAGCAATTCACGAACGCCATTGATTTGGTCCAGACTCATTTCGGTTGCTGTGGCATAAATAACGATATTAACTATGACACATCCCTTTGGAAACTGCAAAGTTACGGTCAGCGAGAGTGGGTGGTACCTCTTACTTGTTGTATTTTACACAATGTCGATGATAAGTTGTCTTATTTGGATCCGAAGCCCGAGAACATAACTCAATGTCAAATGTTGCAGAAAATGGACTATGTAAAAAATCGTCATAAAATGCCTTGTCTCAAATACATAGAGAATTGGTATAATGAACAGTATACATTGTTCTTACAATTTAGTCTTATCATTGCCATTGTAGAATTTTGCATATTACTCTCGGTAATtgtaaattgtacaaaaatagcaaagaaaagtttaaaacaagaaaagttGTCAAAAGTAAAAGatacacatgtaaataaaaatcaaaaactatttgagaatATTTACGAACAGGATTTAGAATCAAGAGCTGTAAATACAGCCATCGGACTAAACAAGAATTGCAGCTTGCCAAAGTTATTTAACGAAGTGTACATAAAATCTAGTAACCTGCATAAACTTAGCCATACTACCGATGATAATAATACGAATCTTGACAGCTTACAATAA
- the LOC120772572 gene encoding uncharacterized protein LOC120772572 has translation MSDSSDYWCDLTLDQETLHNEDAPNNSPIEECLGFDNNVGDSWLYPSNLPERTYQLSIVKTSLFNNTLVVLPTGLGKTFIAAVVMYNIYRWYPTSKVIFMAPTRPLVAQQFEACQRVMPFPDEDTIELTGRLHRNSRKEIWKKKRVFFATPQVVLSDMIADEGKCPPDSNFPFKQVKLIVIDEAHRAKGRYAYTEVVRAMEKRNNYFRVVALSATPGRTMEDIAEVVQNLLISQIEVRCDTSEDVLPYMHKRDMKTVVVQLGNEIKELYAEILSIIDPYLKDLISAQVLRGSLKNISRNFLLFEQKRFREINQNAQDQKNLLVSKNFSFCISMYHALELLERHGIRVFLNFFEKDEDGRSNYVVNVEPKVRHLLDRLRDHFGRDSFEILTNMMVNGQFVKMPDNFDFGHPKFEQARTCLLQHFQTTPNSRAIVFCEYRETVMLMYRLLLQHEPLLKPRYFVGQGGNMGSLRSLTQKQQIKIMDDFRSGKCNILIATSIGEEGIDVGEVELILCFDINTSNPQRFLQRIGRTGRKKQGSVVVLVTEGREEQIFKNVLAQKDLTNPRMLQSMIVNKSLYKKSPRLVPTDVDPKVIRVFIKPTKSKENKKDINSKNRTKKKIMSTPNSMFMDPSQHGVETQQNLEKCLRRIDEYFNTFDDPVASNTQLLKGITCTQKFSHKLNSSQGISLYNSQRFRNLKRVLEKNSTVIPSKEIITNPIEQLKSSKVSNDGKRFILRTQPCIIRNIFDKMKLLEILPLKPDEMSDEEKDIRHLYDFIEKLLGGDLSMEIFIDDADIERLARQRMYRPPSDYDLSDSEYKDVCNTIFDGLEEQGLLCDNFDYIQEELKKTKFYEDSYPKVESDDYHHMSYSPLRNDTDSMVYETVILDEETEISTFGETSLNNNNGDYQPISQSPLRNDGDSMVYETGILDEEGEISTFGEYSQNNESICQNNCQRHKLAIKASNKSALKQGPLAKAFQRQRSKFRNKIQTKEQSLKLVDDNFSTYSNRDKTSDVITLFETSDEDNQVKTRALISGSSKNSEPKCIKPNLNKCSNDCKKFGFISDLSKQMPSLPQSTQNDLDVDINDFLKPFPEETPNESGNKCTSTENYNSEVLGSNTAITPPEGLTDIEEQYRKSSTLFAPLKKEANEFLNTSTNVNLNLEMQSANRPITPPERLPTQPELYEKSPTLFELYLENIKRYKGNMPEHIKQSVAFAEKQIREASSDRHLFSTTNVSYREEKIISSNVSGETNERAVGSETDCEEFIETQIPNLCTKLISNTHRDSSVTNAKAEEGSETECEEITETQKAVDCFRLQRQNRRRLDNFIDYEAAASGDESDDEMPCSQYIKDSMIVSSDELDTIDENAPTCSQMQAHYLQSIKSPKPIARSTFKIPPFREYNDLSQIYSQMPPKEPSQYVYDSFVVAEGHDKECMKSQNETLSPLERAERILIEQKRARKKFKKVAQFKKRKRIRQVSDSSDDDFIPLK, from the exons ATGTCTGATTCATCAGATTATTGGTGTGATTTGACACTGGACCAAGAGACGCTACATAATGAGGACGCACCAAATAATTCGCCCATAGAAGAGTGTCTAGGGTTTGACAACAATGTTGGCGATTCATGGCTGTATCCTAGTAATTTACCGGAGCGGACCTATCAGTTAAGCATAGTAAAAACATCACTCTTCAATAACACACTCGTTGTGTTGCCGACTGGGCTTGGTAAAACATTCATTGCTGCAGTTGTAATGTATAACATCTACCGATGGTATCCGACTAGTAAAGTCATATTTATGGCACCAACTCGTCCATTGGTGGCACAGCAATTTGAGGCATGCCAACGTGTAATGCCATTTCCTGATGAAGATACTATTGAGCTGACTGGTAGATTGCATCGTAACAGTCGtaaagaaatttggaaaaagaAACGTGTATTCTTTGCAACACCTCAGGTGGTACTGTCCGATATGATTGCCGATGAAGGCAAATGTCCGCCCGACTCAAATTTTCCTTTTAAACAAGTAAAACTGATTGTGATAGACGAAGCTCATCGGGCAAAGGGACGGTATGCATATACAGAAGTGGTTCGAGCCATGGAGAAACGAAATAATTACTTTAGAGTGGTGGCACTCTCAGCAACTCCTGGTCGTACGATGGAAGATATTGCTGAAGTAGTACAAAATCTACTCATATCTCAGATTGAAGTACGTTGTGACACGTCAGAAGATGTATTGCCTTATATGCATAAACGGGATATGAAAACTGTAGTAGTACAGCTTGGAAATGAAATAAAGGAATTATATGCAGAGATCTTATCAATTATAGATCCTTATCTAAAGGACTTAATTAGTGCTCAAGTATTGAGAGGATCGTTGAAAAACATTTCACGTAATTTCCTTTTGTTCGAACAGAAACGTTTTCGGGAGATTAATCAAAATGCACaggatcaaaaaaatttattggtttcaaaaaatttttcattttgcattaGTATGTATCATGCTCTAGAACTATTGGAACGTCATGGCATTCgcgtatttcttaattttttcgagaAGGACGAAGATGGGCGGAGTAATTATGTTGTAAATGTGGAACCTAAAGTACGTCATTTATTGGATCGACTGCGGGATCACTTTGGTCGAGactcttttgaaattttaacaaatatgatGGTCAATGGTCAATTCGTTAAAATGCCCGACAATTTTGACTTTGGACACCCAAAGTTTGAGCAAGCAAGAACTTGTTTACTTCAGCATTTTCAA actACACCAAACTCGCGTGCTATAGTTTTCTGTGAATATAGAGAAACAGTTATGCTGATGTATCGATTATTGTTACAGCATGAGCCGCTACTGAAGCCACGATATTTTGTAG GTCAAGGTGGTAACATGGGTAGTTTGCGTTCactaacacaaaaacaacaaattaaaattatggatGACTTTCGAAGTGGAAAATGTAATATTCTTATAGCCACCTCCATAGGAGAAGAAGGTATTGATGTTGGCGAAGTAGAACTAATTTTATGCTTCGACATCAATACTTCAAATCCACAACGTTTTCTTCAAAGAATTGGGCGAACTGGAAGGAAAAAGCAGGGTAGTGTTGTGGTATTGGTTACCGAAGGACGGGaagaacaaattttcaaaaatgttttagcTCAAAAAGACTTAACTAATCCAAGAATGCTTCAATCAATGATAGTAAACAAATCCCTATATAAGAAATCACCACGATTGGTCCCTACTGATGTAGATCCCAAAGTAATTCGCGTTTTTATAAAACCTACTAAGTCCAAGGAAAACAAAAAGGacataaattcaaaaaacagaacaaaaaaaaagataatgtCTACTCCTAACTCAATGTTCATGGATCCTTCACAGCATGGTGTAGAAACGCAGCAAAATcttgaaaaatgtttaagaagAATCGATGAATATTTCAATACTTTTGATGATCCCGTGGCATCTAATACACAATTGTTAAAGGGAATTACATGTACGCAAAAATTCTCGCATAAATTGAATTCCTCTCAAGGAATATCTCTATATAATTCTCAACGTTTTCGTAATCTAAAAAGAGTTCTTGAGAAAAATTCTACTGTAATACCttccaaagaaattattacAAATCCGATAGAACAATTAAAGTCCTCCAAGGTATCTAATGATGGAAAACGTTTTATTTTACGCACTCAACCATgtattattagaaatatttttgataagatGAAGTTGTTGGAAATATTACCTTTAAAACCCGACGAAATGTCAGACGAAGAAAAAGATATCCGACATTTGTACgactttattgaaaaattgttagGGGGCGATCTCTCTATGGAAATTTTCATTGATGATGCTGATATTGAACGCTTAGCTAGACAACGAATGTATAGACCTCCCTCTGATTATGATCTAAGTGATAGTGAGTACAAAGATGTTTGCAATACAATATTCGATGGATTGGAAGAACAAGGACTTTTATGCGATAATTTTGATTACATACAAGAAGAGTTGAAGAAAACTAAGTTTTATGAAGACTCATATCCCAAAGTAGAAAGTGATGATTATCATCATATGTCATATTCACCACTAAGAAATGATACCGATTCAATGGTATATGAAACTGTTATTTTAGATGAAGAAACAGAAATCAGCACATTTGGTGAAACTAgtctaaataataataatggtgaTTATCAACCTATATCACAATCACCACTGAGAAATGATGGCGATTCAATGGTATATGAAACTGGTAttttagatgaagaaggtgaaaTCAGCACATTTGGTGAATATAGCCAAAATAATGAATCTATATGTCAAAATAATTGTCAAAGACATAAACTTGCAATAAAAGCAAGTAACAAGTCAGCTCTAAAACAGGGTCCTTTAGCAAAAGCTTTTCAGCGGCAGCGTTCAAAGTTTAGgaacaaaattcaaacaaaagaGCAATCATTGAAACTGGTGGACGATAATTTTAGTACATATAGCAACAGAGATAAAACATCTGACGTTATAACTTTATTTGAGACATCAGATGAAGATAATCAGGTAAAAACAAGGGCCTTGATCAGTGGAAGTTCAAAAAACTCCGAACCGAAATGTATAAAGccaaatttaaacaaatgttCGAATGACTgcaaaaaattcggttttattagtGATCTTTCTAAGCAAATGCCTTCATTACCACAATCAACCCAGAATGATTTAGATGTAgatataaatgattttttgaaaccattTCCTGAAGAAACTCCTAACGAATCAG gaaataaatgcACTTCTACAGAAAACTATAATTCAGAAGTTTTGGGTTCTAACACCGCCATAACACCACCAGAAGGACTAACAGATATAGAAGAGCAATATAGAAAATCATCAACCCTGTTCGCTCCGCTCAAAAAAGAAgctaatgaatttttaaatacatcaACTAATGTCAATCTTAATTTAGAAATGCAGAGTGCTAATAGACCCATAACACCACCAGAAAGATTACCAACTCAACCAGAGCTGTATGAAAAATCACCAACCCTTTTCGAATTGtacttagaaaatattaaaaggtaTAAAGGGAACATGCCGGAACATATAAAACAGTCCGTTGCCTTCGCAGAGAAACAGATTCGCGAAGCATCATCTGATCGGCAtttattttcaacaacaaaTGTAAGTTATAgggaagaaaaaattatttcatcgAACGTTTCAGGTGAAACGAACGAGAGAGCAGTAGGGTCGGAAACTGATTGTGAAGAGTTTATTGAAACACAAATC CCCAACCTTTGTacgaaattaatttcaaacacTCACAGAGATTCAAGTGTCACTAATGCAAAGGCAGAAGAAGGGTCTGAAACGGAGTGCGAAGAAATTACTGAAACGCAAAAG GCTGTTGATTGCTTCCGATTACAACGTCAAAATCGTCGTCGTCTGgataattttattgattatgAGGCTGCAGCAAGTGGCGATGAAAGTGACGATGAAATGCCCTGTAGTCAGTATATAAAGGACTCTATGATTGTATCGAGTGATGAGTTGGATACAATAGACGAAAATGCACCCACATGCTCTCAGATGCAAGCACATTATCTTCAATCCATTAA aaGCCCCAAACCTATAGCTCGTAGTACTTTCAAAATTCCGCCCTTCCGGGAGTATAATGATCTCAGCCAAATTTACTCACAAATGCCCCCTAAAGAACCTTCCCAATATGTTTATGACTCCTTTGTAGTAGCTGAAGGACATGATAAAGAATGTATGAAATCACAAAATGAAACATTGAGCCCGCTGGAACGAGCCGAACGTATTTTAATAGAACAAAAACGTGcacgaaaaaaattcaaaaaggtcGCCCAGTTTAAGAAACGAAAGCGTATTCGCCAGGTTTCCGATAGTTCTGATGACGACTTTATTCCTCTTAAGTAA